One window from the genome of Panulirus ornatus isolate Po-2019 chromosome 26, ASM3632096v1, whole genome shotgun sequence encodes:
- the LOC139757434 gene encoding alkaline phosphatase-like has translation MRGLTPALVVMLASLTVAASPFHAKRFRKKHLEDQSYWNQLAQRELARAMNLKNNYNVARNVILFLGDGMSIPTLTASRIYKGQLQGQGGEEGALSFETFPHVGLSKTYNVDKQVSDSASTATAYLTGVKTKYKTIGVDGSVVYKDCASVNDENKIYSIVKWAQEAGKRTGVVTSTRVTHATPAATYAHVADRDWECDGAISPEDKERCPHVLDIARQLVEEEPGMSINVVMGGGYQNFDAGADGTPTDPLDTQWGSCQRNDSRDLVRLWKEKKTDANVNWEFVRSRTALRNVDTKDTEFLLGLFANGHMPYEYEKRDNNLDVPTLAEMTETAIKLLSQEPKGFFMLVEGGRIDHAHHDTVAHRALDEAVAMDRAVEKAVQMTNQEDTLIVVTADHAHTMSISGYPSRGQEIIGLAAIGDDGLPYTTLMYANGPGYNYSVMPGTHQVMRPNITEDEVISWDYTQLAAVPKDSETHGGDDVAIYALGPMAHLFHSLHEQNYIAHAMAYASCIGTNLDHCSGSSTQAASISGIILSLLAALCWRY, from the exons ATCAAAGTTACTGGAACCAGTTAGCACAGAGGGAGCTGGCGCGAGCCATGAACCTCAAGAATAACTACAACGTGGCCAGAAATGTCATCCTTTTCCTTGGTGATGGTATGAGCATCCCTACCTTGACCGCCTCCAGGATCTACAAGGGTCAGCTCCAAGGCCAAGGCGGGGAGGAAGGCGCCCTTTCCTTCGAAACCTTCCCCCACGTCGGGCTCTCCAAG ACGTACAACGTAGACAAGCAGGTGTCGGACAGCGCCAGCACCGCCACAGCTTATCTTACGGGCGTCAAGACCAAGTACAAGACCATTGGTGTTGATGGCTCGGTCGTGTACAAGGACTGTGCCTCCGTCAACGACGAAAATAAAATCTATTCCATCGTGAAATGGGCCCAGGAAGCTGGCAAGAGAACAG GTGTGGTGACGTCAACACGGGTGACCCACGCCACCCCAGCGGCTACTTACGCCCACGTGGCTGACCGGGACTGGGAGTGTGATGGCGCCATTAGTCCAGAGGATAAGGAAAGGTGTCCCCATGTCCTGGATATTGCGCgccagctggtggaggaggagcccggCATGTCCATTAAT GTGGTGATGGGCGGCGGGTACCAGAACTTCGACGCGGGCGCCGATGGCACGCCCACCGACCCCTTGGACACCCAGTGGGGCAGCTGCCAGAGAAATGACAGCAGGGACCTCGTCAGGCTCTGGAAGGAGAAGAAGACGGACGCCAACGTCAACTGGGAGTTCGTCAGGAGCAGGACGGCCTTGCGCAACGTGGACACCAAGGACACCGAGTTCCTCCTAG GATTGTTCGCCAATGGCCACATGCCCTATGAATACGAGAAACGGGACAATAACCTAGACGTGCCCACTCTTGCCGAAATGACTGAGACAGCCATCAAACTCCTAAGCCAGGAACCGAAAGGATTCTTCATGCTG gtggagggagggcgaATTGACCACGCACACCACGACACAGTGGCTCACAGGGCCCTTGACGAGGCAGTGGCTATGGATAGGGCTGTTGAGAAAGCAGTCCAAATGACTAACCAGGAG GACACCCTAAtcgtggtgactgctgaccatgCACACACCATGTCCATCAGCGGCTATCCAAGCCGGGGCCAGGAGATCATAG GTCTAGCAGCCATTGGTGATGATGGCTTGCCTTACACCACTCTTATGTATGCTAATGGCCCTGGTTACAACTACTCGGTAATGCCTGGAACCCACCAAGTTATGCGCCCAAATATTACCGAGGATGAAGTCATCAGCTGGGATTACACACAGCTGGCTGCTGTCCCAAAGGACTCCGAGactcatggtggtgatgatgttgccaTCTATGCTTTGG GTCCCATGGCTCACCTCTTCCATAGTCTGCATGAACAGAACTACATTGCTCATGCCATGGCCTATGCATCGTGCATTGGTACCAACCTGGACCACTGTAGTGGAAGCTCTACACAGGCTGCCTCTATCTCTGGAATCATATTGAGCCTTCTAGCTGCACTCTGTTGGCGCTACTGA